One Apostichopus japonicus isolate 1M-3 chromosome 7, ASM3797524v1, whole genome shotgun sequence genomic region harbors:
- the LOC139970306 gene encoding uncharacterized protein gives MWFTGPEFLSRQELLEVNNYDLVQPEADFEVRPVVTTMLTKTSNVDLGAHRFERFSNWKGLLNAVGKLLQIAKSFKKIPGKPGKGTWKCSHTSCGVDEFSQARITVLRSIQQDAYKEELDCIKRGRALLKGSSLRRLNPQVDKHGLLRVGGRLSDADLTQEEKHPVIVPPGHVSTIIIRHYHESVAHQGRHITEGAIRAAGFWVVGGKRRTCNVIKVCVTCKKLRGKEEYQLMADLPADRVTCEPPFTSVGVDVFGPWQVLARRTRGASANNKRWAVIFSCMYTRAVHLEVIESLSASSFINALRRFFAIRGPARVLRSDRGTNFVGACKELGIIAETRELRKHLLEKGCVWLFNPPHSSHMGGSWERMIGIARKILNAMLLQSKHTRLTHEILCTFLAEVMAIMNARPLVPVSCDPDQPTVLTPAMLLTQKVDATSAPAGNFDTPTLHKKHWKQVQCLAENFWKRWRRDYLSSFQERKKWVDRRPNLKIGNVVLLKDNQVSRNEWPLGIIDKVYPDADGSVRKIDVRVAKDGKAKVFLRPITQVILLLSDT, from the coding sequence ATGTGGTTTACAGGCCCGGAGTTTCTGTCCCGCCAAGAACTGCTTGAAGTGAACAACTATGACCTTGTGCAACCTGAAGCAGATTTTGAAGTTCGACCTGTCGTCACTACCATGCTAAcaaaaacttcaaatgttgATTTAGGTGCTCATCGCTTTGAACGTTTTTCAAATTGGAAAGGCTTACTTAACGCTGTCGGCAAACTTTTGCAGATAGCAAAGTCTTTCAAGAAGATTCCTGGTAAGCCTGGTAAAGGAACTTGGAAATGCTCCCACACCTCCTGCGGAGTTGATGAATTTTCACAAGCTAGAATTACAGTCCTCCGTTCCATCCAACAAGATGCTTATAAGGAGGAATTGGACTGCATTAAACGTGGACGAGCCTTACTTAAAGGAAGCTCACTCAGAAGGCTAAATCCACAGGTTGATAAGCACGGTCTGTTAAGAGTTGGTGGACGTTTGTCTGACGCGGACCTCACCCAAGAAGAGAAGCATCCAGTCATTGTTCCTCCTGGACATGTTTCTACGATTATCATCAGACACTATCATGAATCCGTGGCCCACCAAGGTAGACATATAACTGAGGGAGCCATCCGAGCTGCAGGGTTTTGGGTTGTCGGAGGCAAGCGCCGTACCTGCAATGTGATCAAGGTATGTGTCACTTGTAAGAAACTAAGAGGCAAAGAAGAGTATCAACTGATGGCTGACCTACCAGCTGATAGAGTCACATGTGAACCACCTTTTACCAGTGTCGGCGTTGATGTCTTCGGCCCATGGCAAGTCTTGGCACGTAGAACCAGAGGTGCTAGTGCTAATAACAAACGGTGGGCAGTcatattttcatgtatgtatacaagGGCAGTGCACTTGGAAGTCATTGAGTCCCTTTCAGCATCGAGCTTCATAAATGCTCTCCGGAGGTTTTTTGCCATTCGTGGCCCTGCAAGAGTTCTACGTTCTGATAGGGGAACTAACTTTGTTGGCGCATGTAAGGAGTTAGGCATCATTGCTGAGACCAGAGAGCTCCGAAAGCATCTCCTAGAGAAAGGATGTGTTTGGTTGTTCAATCCACCGCATTCTTCTCATATGGGTGGTTCTTGGGAAAGGATGATTGGTATAGCTCGGAAGATACTCAATGCAATGCTATTGCAATCTAAACACACCCGTCTTACCCATGAGATTTTGTGTACCTTTCTAGCTGAAGTAATGGCAATCATGAACGCAAGACCCCTTGTACCAGTGTCATGTGACCCCGACCAGCCTACAGTTCTTACCCCAGCAATGTTACTCACTCAAAAGGTGGACGCTACCAGTGCTCCTGCTGGGAACTTTGATACCCCTACACTACATAAGAAGCATTGGAAACAAGTTCAATGTCTTGCCGAAAACTTTTGGAAACGCTGGCGTCGTGATTATTTGAGTTCCTTCCAAGAACGCAAGAAATGGGTTGATCGAAGACCAAATCTCAAGATTGGAAACGTAGTCCTGTTGAAGGATAACCAAGTCAGTCGCAACGAGTGGCCACTCGGAATCATAGACAAAGTTTACCCTGATGCTGATGGAAGCGTCCGTAAGATTGATGTTAGAGTTGCCAAGGATGGAAAAGCCAAGGTGTTCTTAAGGCCTATTACCCAAGTCATATTGCTTCTTTCTGATACTTGA
- the LOC139970304 gene encoding uncharacterized protein isoform X2, with amino-acid sequence MSTRSGRHFRVEKEPSEATGKETDRSKTMDHDSSTRQHRDSANVDTKSVKSKSTKSSSIYGSSTSSAAMKARAKVESARALLAYANKEAELLRQKAALDADMLILQSEKVAAAATAEAAVYDEDQSLGSHDELRDADIHEVNSNQRTSDYIQHHFSDQAASRNPIITQTRANYRQETEDLAKYLIRKDLVSSRLIIFDEKPENYRAWKASFRDVIRDLNLLPREELDLLIKWLGGKSSLHAKRLRSAQVTNPQVGLDMVWQRLDECYGAPEVVEQALLRKVDDFPKVNTKDNTKIRELGDVLLELECAMRDGTLPGLSYLDSAGGVKRIVEKLPPGLQDKWRSKGARYKEDYNVTFPPFSVFSRFVRQEAKILNDPSFEVNSPAGRFAYPERVKTHITGMIESSPASGQCPIHKKPHPLLKC; translated from the coding sequence ATGAGTACACGATCAGGAAGACATTTCCGTGTTGAGAAAGAACCCAGCGAAGCAACGGGTAAGGAAACAGACCGAAGTAAAACAATGGATCACGACAGCAGTACAAGGCAACATCGTGATTCAGCCAACGTTGACACAAAATCTGTTAAGTCAAAATCCACTAAAAGCTCTAGCATATATGGATCCTCCACGAGTTCAGCAGCAATGAAGGCACGGGCTAAGGTTGAATCGGCTCGGGCATTGCTCGCATATGCAAACAAAGAGGCTGAACTGTTGAGACAAAAGGCAGCACTGGACGCTGATATGCTTATTCTGCAAAGTGAAAAGGTAGCTGCTGCTGCTACAGCTGAAGCCGCAGTGTATGATGAAGATCAATCATTAGGAAGCCATGACGAATTACGTGATGCAGATATTCACGAAGTAAATTCCAATCAACGAACCAGTGATTATATTCAACACCATTTTAGTGATCAGGCAGCTTCAAGAAATCCTATCATCACTCAGACAAGAGCAAATTACCGGCAAGAGACTGAAGACCTTGCTAAGTATCTTATTCGAAAAGACTTGGTGAGTTCCAGGCTTATTATATTTGACGAGAAACCAGAAAATTACAGAGCATGGAAGGCATCATTTAGAGATGTGATTAGGGATCTTAATTTGTTACCCAGGGAAGAACTTGATCTGTTGATAAAGTGGCTAGGTGGAAAGTCGTCATTACATGCCAAAAGATTACGCTCAGCTCAGGTTACTAACCCACAAGTGGGATTAGATATGGTATGGCAACGCCTGGATGAGTGTTATGGAGCTCCAGAAGTAGTGGAGCAAGCATTGTTGAGGAAAGTTGATGATTTCCCAAAGGTGAACACCAAGGATAACACAAAAATCAGAGAGTTAGGTGATGTGTTGTTAGAACTGGAGTGTGCTATGAGAGACGGAACTCTCCCTGGTCTCAGTTACCTTGACTCGGCCGGTGGGGTGAAACGAATAGTGGAAAAGCTCCCACCAGGACTTCAAGATAAATGGCGTTCAAAGGGAGCTAGGTATAAGGAAGACTACAATGTGACGTTCCCACCATTTTCTGTGTTTTCCAGATTTGTACGACAGGAAGCCAAAATTCTCAACGATCCTAGTTTCGAGGTAAACAGCCCAGCAGGAAGGTTTGCGTATCCAGAAAGAGTGAAGACACACATCACTGGTATGATTGAAAGTTCTCCAGCAAGTGGTCAATGCCCTATTCACAAAAAGCCACACCCTTTGCTCAAATGTTGA
- the LOC139970304 gene encoding uncharacterized protein isoform X1: MPLEERKACLMENRLCFRCMATSDHVARNCKVSVKCAECGSVRHNTALHVDQAFFRDTQVTKGDNGGEQNSSSVTSKCTEICGDNLGGRSCSKVCQVKVYTQRKEHEAIKVYAVLDEQSNRSLAKPQLFDALGITSTTTPYTLRTCSGIMETAGRRANNLMISSIDDKAKFHLPALIECEIIPDDRQEIPTPDIANHFSHLKHIANKIPPVDPQVQILLLLGRDVLRAHKVREHINGPHDAPYAQRLDLGWVIVGEVCLGTSHQPKHHNVFKTSVYSNGRTSLMEPCSNMIQVKERIDKTQKSGLNITSNKGSTGKVQFGTAVFDKTNDDEKEALSIEDNIFLDIMDRHVHQDENGSWVAPLPFRPERRRLPNNRIQAQKRLYSLRKSLEKDSTKKNQFAEFVQKMLDNDHAEPAPPLEHGKECWYLPIFGVHHPQKPDQIRVVFDSSAEFDDISLNSVLLSGPDLNNPLLGVLMRFRKDPIAFSADIQQMFYNFLVEEDHRDFLRFLWFKDNDMTKEICEYRMKVHVFGNSPSPSVATYCLRRAAQKGEKIHGSDAKQYVERNFYVDDGLSSSPTPHGAIDLLKRTRAMLAESNINLHKIASNSGEVVKAFDVDDRAKGIKDLDLSSDPLPIQRSLGMLWDLDTDAFTFSVSSEDKAFTKRGVLSVVNSLYDPLGLTAPITIK, from the coding sequence ATGCCATTGGAAGAGAGAAAAGCTTGCCTCATGGAAAACAGACTTTGTTTCAGATGTATGGCGACAAGTGATCATGTTGCTAGAAATTGCAAAGTATCGGTGAAGTGTGCTGAATGTGGAAGTGTGAGACACAACACCGCCCTCCATGTTGATCAAGCATTTTTTCGTGATACACAAGTTACTAAGGGAGATAATGGTGGGGAGCAGAACTCTTCGTCTGTTACCTCTAAGTGCACTGAAATTTGTGGGGATAATTTAGGTGGACGCTCTTGTTCGAAGGTATGCCAAGTCAAGGTGTATACACAGAGGAAGGAACATGAAGCAATCAAGGTTTATGCTGTATTGGACGAGCAGAGTAACAGGTCCCTGGCTAAACCACAACTATTTGATGCACTTGGCATAACATCTACCACCACCCCTTACACACTGAGGACTTGTTCAGGTATTATGGAGACAGCAGGTAGGAGAGCTAACAACCTGATGATAAGTTCCATTGATGACAAAGCCAAATTTCACTTGCCAGCGCTGATAGAGTGTGAAATAATCCCAGATGACAGACAGGAAATCCCAACACCAGATATTGCAAATCATTTTTCCCATTTGAAGCACATTGCAAACAAGATACCTCCAGTTGATCCGCAAGTGCAGATTTTGTTACTGCTCGGAAGAGATGTCTTGAGGGCACACAAGGTGCGGGAACACATCAACGGCCCTCATGATGCTCCGTATGCCCAGCGACTAGACCTGGGATGGGTTATTGTTGGAGAAGTGTGTTTGGGCACATCCCACCAGCCCAAACACCACAACGTCTTCAAAACCAGTGTTTACAGTAATGGGCGTACCTCGCTCATGGAACCTTGTTCCAACATGATTCAAGTGAAAGAGAGAATTGACAAGACTCAGAAGAGTGGCTTAAACATCACCAGTAACAAGGGATCTACAGGGAAGGTTCAGTTTGGTACAGCAGTATTTGACAAAacaaatgatgatgaaaaagaAGCCCTTTCTATAGAAGATAACATTTTTCTGGACATAATGGATAGACATGTCCATCAAGATGAAAATGGAAGTTGGGTGGCACCATTACCTTTCCGTCCTGAGAGGAGGCGCCTACCAAATAACCGGATACAAGCACAGAAGCGCTTGTACTCTCTGCGCAAGTCATTGGAGAAGGATTCCACCAAGAAGAATCAGTTTGCTGAGTTTGTTCAAAAAATGTTGGACAACGATCATGCCGAACCTGCCCCTCCATTAGAACATGGGAAAGAATGTTGGTATCTCCCCATATTCGGGGTGCATCACCCACAAAAGCCTGACCAGATTCGTGTCGTGTTTGATTCCTCAGCAGAATTTGATGACATTTCGTTGAACAGTGTGCTACTAAGCGGTCCAGATCTGAACAACCCACTTTTGGGTGTGCTAATGCGTTTCAGGAAGGATCCCATAGCCTTTTCAGCCGACATACAGCAGATGTTTTATAACTTTCTAGTTGAGGAAGATCACAGAGATTTTCTCAGGTTCCTGTGGTTCAAGGACAACGACATGACAAAGGAAATCTGTGAGTATCGTATGAAGGTACATGTTTTTGGAAATAGTCCTTCCCCATCAGTCGCCACTTACTGCTTAAGGAGAGCAGCtcaaaaaggtgaaaaaatcCATGGAAGTGATGCTAAACAATATGTTGAAAGAAATTTCTATGTTGATGATGGCCTCTCTTCATCCCCCACACCTCACGGAGCCATTGACCTTCTGAAAAGAACAAGAGCAATGCTAGCTGAGTCAAACATTAACCTCCATAAAATAGCTTCAAACAGCGGAGAAGTGGTAAAGGCATTTGATGTAGATGACAGAGCCAAAGGCATAAAGGATCTAGATCTATCCTCAGATCCACTCCCTATTCAGCGAAGTTTAGGCATGTTGTGGGACCTTGATACTGATGCATTCACATTCAGTGTTTCTTCAGAAGACAAAGCATTCACAAAGAGAGGTGTTTTATCTGTCGTCAACAGTTTGTATGATCCCCTTGGTTTGACAGCTCCGATAACTATAAAATGA